ACGACGCGCTGCTGCACCAGGCAGTACGGGCGCATATTTTTGCTGAAGTAGAGCCCAATCAAAAAGAAAAGATCATCCAGCTGTTGCGGAAATCGGGCAATGTGGTGGGTTTTATGGGCGATGGAATAAACGATGCACCTGCGCTTCATGCGGCGGATGTTGGGATCTCTGTGGACTCGGCTGTTGACGTTGCCAAGGAAGCTGCGGACATTGTTTTGTTGAATCAAAGCCTGGAAGTACTTATTACCGGAATAATTGCCGGGCGCAAAACATTCACCAATACCATGAAGTATATTTTTATGGCGGCCAGCGCCAATTTTGGCAATATGTTCAGTATGGCCGGCGCTTCTTTATTTTTACCTTTTCTGCCGCTTCTTCCCAAACAAATTTTACTGACCAACCTGCTGACCGATTTTCCTGAAATGGCTATTGCAAGCGACCGGGTAGATGATATTGCCGTTAGCAAACCTCATAGCTGGGATCTCAAATTTATCAGGCGTTTTATGATCGTATTTGGGTTGATCAGCTCCATATTCGATTATTTAACTTTTTACGTGCTGATCCATTTTATGAAAGCCGGGGAAACTGTTTTTCAAACAGGCTGGTTTGTTGAATCAGTTGTTTCAGCATCGATGATCGTATTGGTCATGCGCACGCGACTGCCTTTTTTCAAAAGTTTACCGGGTAAGCAACTGATCATAGCTACGTCGGTAGTGGTTGCGTTGGTGCTTTTGATCCCTTATTCGCCCTTTGCGGGGTTGCTGGCATTTTCAAAACTGCCGGTTGCTTATTACGGTTGGATGTTGCTGATCGTTGCAGCATATATCATCACTGCAGAACTGGCTAAGAAATGGTTTTTTCGCCAGGCGAAGAATCAAAAATAAATTTGATGGTTACTTAATATAATAAATTACTGAGCTTGTCGGGCTGTGTGATCTTTATTTTCCCATCGTTGATCTCTATCAGTTTTTCCGATTTGAAATCGCTCAACGTACGAATGAGCGATTCGGTGGCTGTTCCTATGTATTGGGCAATGTCTTCCCTTGAGATGGCGATGCTGGCCGCGTCTTTATTTTCTTTGTTGAATTTTTGATGAATGTCTACGAGCGCTTTGGCTACCCGTTTGCGGAGCGAGTCGTAAGCCAGGTGCAGCAGTCGTTCTTCTTTTGCTTTTACATCTTTCGAGATCAGTTTTATAAACCGGGTGGTAATGTTCAGATCGTGGAAAATCGCCTGTAGAAAATCTTCTTTGGGGATCGCGATAACCTCGGCTTCTTCCAGTACTTCTGCCGAATCATTGTAATTGGCATCTTCCAGCAATGCTGCGTGGCCTATATAGTCGCCGGCGCTGTAAAGATTGGTGATGTATTCCTTGCCATCGTCATTTACGCGGTATGTTTTTATTTTACCGCTTTTAACTACATACAGGAATTTGGGCCGCTTTCCTTCTTTGTACAGGTTCATTCTCTTGTTAAGCCGCTCACTGTCGTACAGCTCGGGATCAAGGGCCAGAAAACCTGAATCTTTCAGGTCTTTGATCAACTCACCGGCGCCTTTTTCGCCGGCCGGGTATTGCATTTTTATAATATCGGTCTTCTTCAGTCTTATTTCAATTGCTTTCAACAGTTCTATGTCATCAAAGGGTTTGCTGATGTAATCGTCTGCGCCCATTTCCATGCCTTTTCTGAAGTCGGCCCGTTCGGCTTTGGCGGTAAGGAATATAAAGGGGATATGTTCTGTGTCAGGGTTTTTCTTTAATAAATGTAATACGCCATAACCGTCCAGTTCAGGCATCATGATGTCACAAATGATCAGATCGGGCTTTTTATGTAATGCAGCTTCCACTCCTTTTTTACCGTTTTCCGCCTCATAAGTTTCATATCCCGCAAGGCTTAAGATCTCTGCGGTATTTTCCCTGATCTGCATGTTGTCTTCAACGACCAGTATTTTTTTCATAATATGTATGATTACCTTAAAAAAGGTACAAAAATCGGGCAACATAGCAAAATGAAGACATAGAATTTGCTGATCTGTATGTTAACTGATCCTGTGATAAAGCTGGTAAACGTCTTCCTTTTTAAACAACTGAGTGCCGGGGTTCATAGTGGCGGCAGTGCCGCAGGCCACCCCAAACCGTACGGTTTCGGGTAATGACCTTCCCTGCGACAGCATGAACACCATGCCGGCCACCATACTGTCGCCGGCGCCCACGGTGCTTTGCTTTTTTACCGTTGGAGCCGGTACCGGTTCATACCCATTATGCGTAACCAGCAGGGCGCCTTCGGGGCCCATGGAAACCACCATTACTTCGCATTGCTGCTGTTTAATCACTTTAAGGGCTGCATCCTTCACTTCATTTACCGGGAGGTAAGATACGCCCGCCAGGGCGCATAGTTCGCTTAAATTGGGTTTTAACAGGTATACGCCTTCTTTGGCGGCCAGTTGTAAAGGCAGGCCCGAAGTGTCGATGATAAAACGGGCATGTACCTGTTTGGCGGTTTTGGCCAGGCTGGCAAAAAAATGCTCCGGTAAACCGGGGGGCAGGCTGCCGCTGGCCACTATATAGTCAGGCGCCGGCTGTAACTGCTGTATCATTTGTAAACATAACTGCGCTTCCCTTTCGGTTAAGGAAGCGCCGGGCATTACAAAGCGGTATTGCAGGTTGGTATCGTTTTCCCGCACAACAATATTTTCCCGGGTTTCTTTTTCAATGGGAATTGTTTGGTAAGGGATGTCCCGGGCCTGCAGGTATTTTTCAATCAGCTGGCCATTGATACCGCCCGATGGGAAAACAGCCAGCGAATCACTGCCCAGTTCTTTCAGGGCCTTACTAACGTTTATACCGCCTCCGCCTGCTTCGGTAACCATTTCGCTGCACCGCATTTTTTTCTCGGCCACCAGCTTGTTTATAGTGGTGCTTTTATCTACCGCCGGGTTCATGGTGATGGTTATTATCATATGAGCTATCTCTTTTTCAAAACTAGCTGTACAGGCGCCTGTTGGCAATGATGCCTGTTATTCCAAATTATGACAGTGCTCAGGTGAACAGGCAATCGTATTTAAAAGGGTATTGATAGGCATCGGGTTATATATTTAAATCTCAAGGTCTTGTCATTAGGTTAACCATATTTTTTATTCAGTAAACTGATTTACCTTTGATACAACCCGTTACAACGGCGGCAGGCGCCGGAGAAAGGCGTGAATTAAATAGCGTGCTTGCAATGAGACCACTGGTGAATAAGAAATTACTTATTTAAACTTGGTTATCCATGTCTGATCCCCAAATATTATCATTTGAAAGCGAAGCCGGATTCCAGGCACTATTCCAATATGCTACGATTGGTATCCTTGTAATTAACAGGGAAGGTTACATTCAACTGGCCAATCCCTGTATTGAGAAAATGTTCGGGTTTAAGAATGAGGAATTGATTAGCCAGCCTGTTGAATTGCTGATTCCCGAGGCGATGCAGAAAAAACACACCAAATACCGGGATAAGTATTTTGAAAGCCCTAAAGCAAGGCCGATGGGGTATGGACTGAACCTGTTTGCCAAAAAAAAGAATGGTTCGGAATTTCCTGTTGAGATCAGCCTGGGGCATTACGAACTGTATGGGGAGCAACTGGCGGTAGCTTTTGTTACCGATATTTCTGAAAGAGTAAATGCAGAAGATCATATCCGCCAGAGTGAGAGGGAGTATCGCCTGATGTTTGAAGGCATTCACGAATCTTTTATGCTGCAGGAAATTGTAAAAGACGCCAGCGGCAATATTGCCGATCTGTTGTTCTTAGAAGTTAATCCTGCCACCGAAAAAATAATGGGTAAAAGCCGCCGTGAGATCATTGGCCACCTGAGAAGTGAATTTTTTGGGCCGCTCGATAAAGAGGTGATCGGGATAATACCCCGGGTTGAAAAAGGCGAGAACGTGAGGTACCAGCAGTATTTTGAATCCATTGGCCGGTGGTTCGATCGCAGCTTTTATTCGCTGAAGCCGGGGCAGCTGGTTACATTAAGTATTGATATAACCCAGCAAAAACAGGCGGAGAAAGCGCTCCGGGAAAGCCAGGCCGCCCTGGAAAAGATCAACGCTTCCCTGGAAAGGAAAGTGATGGAAAGAACACATGAACTAACCGAAGCCCTGGCAAGGGAAAAAGAATTGAGTGAGTTGAAGTCGCGTTTTATGTCAATAGCTTCGCATGAGTTTCGCACGCCGCTTACCACCATACTTAGCAGCACCTCCCTTATTGAACAGTATACCAAAGAAGAGCAGCAGGAGAGCAGGAAAAAACATACGGAAAGAATAAAATCGTCTGTTAAAAACCTGACCGATATTTTAAGCGATTTTCTTTCGCTCGACAAACTTGAACAGGGAAAGGTACAGGTGGTTAAAGAACCATTGGACCTTCATGAGTTATCGGCCTCCATCATTGAAGAATTGAATGGCGTACTGAAAAAGGGCCAGGTAATTCTGCTTTTTTATGAGGGCAGAAAAAAAATAAACCAGGATAAAAAGATCCTGAGGAATGTGTTGTTGAACCTGCTTTCCAATGCCATTAAATATTCCGAAGAAAACAAATTGATCTCCCTGAGCATTGAAGTGGAGAACAACCAGGTATTAATAAAGGTAAAGGATGAAGGAATAGGCATACCGGAAGAAGAACAGAAAAACCTGTTTGGTAAATTTTACCGGGCAAAGAATGCCACCAACATCCAGGGTACCGGCCTGGGTTTAAATATTGTAAAAAGGTACATTGAACTGCTTGAAGGTGATATTACATTTGTAAGCCGGCAAAATGAGGGTACGGTGTTTACTGTTTGTTTCCGCGATAATGAGGCTGAATAAATGTACTTGCGAAGAAATGATCCATATTATAATGGATCGTGATCTTTAGCTTTGAAAATTCGTTCATTATGAAATAAAGGCAGTTCGTCTTTTGATTTTTTGCCATGTTTTGGTGCATGGTTATGCTTTTCTTTCTTGCCGGCACTGAGCAATGATATTACGCGCGCCGGACTTTTCAGGCTGTTTGATTTATTCTTTTGAAGTGAGGCGTAGCGGGTCATAAAATATGATTTTGATGTAAATTACTATTCTGCGTCATGCAGAAAAATGAGCCTCGTCACAACGGACAATGATATGTATCATTAAAAAAGGCTTGCAGTAAACGGCTCTTAATTATGTATAGCCTGTTCTTCACAAAGATCTACACGAACCTCCCATGTTAAAAGCATATCGAGCACATTCTCAATATCATTGCTTACTGTTTCTATCATGCCTATCAATTCCAACAGGTAATCTGCTACCTGGGTGGTAAGCCCAATCCCATTGTTATTTTCATTTTCCATTTCTTTTACAATCAGGAAATGGTAATAGTAAGTTAACAGGTTCTTCAAATAAAATTCAATCTGTTCTATTGTTTCAAATAAATAGTAACTGTTAATATCTGCGTGCCGGTCTGTATTATAAATGCAGGCATCGAGATCTTTCATTTTATTTAAAACCTGTTCGGAAAGATCATTGTTCAATGAGTTGGCCAACTCATAAAAGGCACCCAACGTGTGTATCAGTTCATTGCAGTGGGTACAGGTATAAGGTTCCTGCCGGATGTATACATTTAATTCATTGATAAGATTTCTTATCGTGCTGCAGAGCAGGCTTGCATTGGGAATGCTTTTATTTTCGAGGCCCCATATAATACGCGAAACCAGTTTGCCCTGGTACATATTATTCGTAACTGAAACAGCTATTGGCTTTATTTCCCGGGCATCGCCGGTAAATTGGATGAACAACAGATTCCCGTGGCTGTATTCCTCAGTGGTTGAGTACAAAATGCAATTTTGGGTAAATGCTTTTGTAAAGTCTTTGTTGAAATTATCAGGTAACATATAAAAGAAATTTTATTGCGTGTATAAAAGAACACTACAATATTACATTAACCGGAAGGCGGTTTTGAATGAGTGCCCTCAAGGGTCGTACCTGAGAATTATCAGGGTGCGGGATAGCCGGCGTCAGGGAATTTGAATGCCGGATTAAACAATCAAACGGCTCTTTTTTCCCATCTTTTTAAAAAGTCAAGTGTTTCCTGGTCGCTGAGGTCC
The Niastella koreensis GR20-10 genome window above contains:
- a CDS encoding response regulator, translated to MKKILVVEDNMQIRENTAEILSLAGYETYEAENGKKGVEAALHKKPDLIICDIMMPELDGYGVLHLLKKNPDTEHIPFIFLTAKAERADFRKGMEMGADDYISKPFDDIELLKAIEIRLKKTDIIKMQYPAGEKGAGELIKDLKDSGFLALDPELYDSERLNKRMNLYKEGKRPKFLYVVKSGKIKTYRVNDDGKEYITNLYSAGDYIGHAALLEDANYNDSAEVLEEAEVIAIPKEDFLQAIFHDLNITTRFIKLISKDVKAKEERLLHLAYDSLRKRVAKALVDIHQKFNKENKDAASIAISREDIAQYIGTATESLIRTLSDFKSEKLIEINDGKIKITQPDKLSNLLY
- a CDS encoding 1-phosphofructokinase family hexose kinase, yielding MIITITMNPAVDKSTTINKLVAEKKMRCSEMVTEAGGGGINVSKALKELGSDSLAVFPSGGINGQLIEKYLQARDIPYQTIPIEKETRENIVVRENDTNLQYRFVMPGASLTEREAQLCLQMIQQLQPAPDYIVASGSLPPGLPEHFFASLAKTAKQVHARFIIDTSGLPLQLAAKEGVYLLKPNLSELCALAGVSYLPVNEVKDAALKVIKQQQCEVMVVSMGPEGALLVTHNGYEPVPAPTVKKQSTVGAGDSMVAGMVFMLSQGRSLPETVRFGVACGTAATMNPGTQLFKKEDVYQLYHRIS
- a CDS encoding sensor histidine kinase codes for the protein MSDPQILSFESEAGFQALFQYATIGILVINREGYIQLANPCIEKMFGFKNEELISQPVELLIPEAMQKKHTKYRDKYFESPKARPMGYGLNLFAKKKNGSEFPVEISLGHYELYGEQLAVAFVTDISERVNAEDHIRQSEREYRLMFEGIHESFMLQEIVKDASGNIADLLFLEVNPATEKIMGKSRREIIGHLRSEFFGPLDKEVIGIIPRVEKGENVRYQQYFESIGRWFDRSFYSLKPGQLVTLSIDITQQKQAEKALRESQAALEKINASLERKVMERTHELTEALAREKELSELKSRFMSIASHEFRTPLTTILSSTSLIEQYTKEEQQESRKKHTERIKSSVKNLTDILSDFLSLDKLEQGKVQVVKEPLDLHELSASIIEELNGVLKKGQVILLFYEGRKKINQDKKILRNVLLNLLSNAIKYSEENKLISLSIEVENNQVLIKVKDEGIGIPEEEQKNLFGKFYRAKNATNIQGTGLGLNIVKRYIELLEGDITFVSRQNEGTVFTVCFRDNEAE